The Flavobacterium johnsoniae UW101 genomic interval AATGCAGGGAAAATAACCTAGGGCAATTTTACTTAAAATATACGACCAGCTGTGACCGTCTAGTTTTATTTCGTCATATACACAGGCTAAAATAACTAAGTAAACCAGAGTATTTACGAGTAGATTTCGCAGAAAAAAGTTTTGATAAATTTTAGAAATTGTCATAACTGCAAAATTAGTTTAATATTATAGTTTATAGCGCTTTGCAGGCTATAATTTATACAAACGCCATTCGTATAAATGATACGCCACTGGTATAAATATTCTATTATAATAGGAACTGCTAAATTACTTTTGACTCCGAATTTCAATTATAATCCACAAACAAAACTTATACAATCCATTTATGAAATCAAGAATCATTTCGGTTTTAATCGTATTTACATCTCTGCACACAATCGCTCAGGAAAAAGAACCGGCAATTAAAACATTTGGTAAAGCCCTTGTAGATAAATTTCCAACAACAAGAACTTTTGATGTGCAATACGAACAGTTAGGGCCGTCTAATTACAATTCTGATTTATTTGGAAATAATTTTGAAAGAGGACGAATTGAAAGCCATAACCGATTTAAAGCTGCTTTTAATCTGCCTTTTTATGCTTCAAAATCAAAGCAGTTTGTTTTAACAACTTCTCTTCGATATAAATATGAAACGTATGAGTTTGGCGATATTTACAATTATACAAGTATGCAGACTTATTCGCGGGACCGTCAGGAACTGCATTTATGGGGAGGTTCTTTGAGTGCAACTTATATGACATCGCTTTTTAAAAAACCGGTTATTTATAATGCTACAGCAACAGTTGACGGAGATGAAGATGGTTTTCAGCGTTTAAAAGGATTTGTATCGGCTGTTATAGTGCTGAAACGAACGCCAAGCACAACTATTACTTTGGGAGCTTTGGCTTTGCTGGATCCGTCTTCTATTGTGCCGGTTACACCGCTTTTTTCGGTCAATCATAAATTTAATAATTCAAAATGGGATATGGATTTTATTTTACCGCAGCGTTTGTTGTTTAGAAGAGAATTATTAGAAAACGGAAGAATTTCATTTGGTACTGAATTGAATACTGAAAGTTTTTACTTAAATTTAAATACCTCAAATTTAAATGGCGTTTACGAACTCAATCAGCTCGAGTTAAAATCCGGAATTACCTACGAATATTGCTTTACGCCAAAAATAATAGCATTTGTAAAAGGCGGTGTTAATAATGTTGTAAGTGCACGTATTACCGAAAAAGGCGAACGCACTAATCGCTATGTGTACGATCAGAAAGAAGATGCACAGGGATATGTTAGAATTGGTGTGTCGTATAATCTTTTTCAGAAGAAATAATTCAGGAGTTTAAGAATTAATATAAATAGTTATGATTGTTGAGGTTTTTAAAACAAATGTCCAGAAAGAATCAGAAAAGAATTATGTTATAGCTGTTATTCAAAATCAGTTTCCAGATTATAAAATTAATTTTGATCTCGAAGACTGCGATAAAATATTACGAGTAGAAGGTGTTGAGCCTCAGTATAATGATATTATCGATTATGTAAATTGTCTGGGCTATACGTGCATTCGATTAGATTAACATTTTATTACACAAAACAGGTAAAAATACGCAGCCGTATATTTAGCTTTATAAATAGTTTTGTACGATAATTTCATCTAAAAATAAAACTAACACCAATGACAAGTTTCATTCTTTCGCTGTTCATTTTACTTCTAAAACAATTCTGTTAATACAACAGCTGTTTCTTATTCTTGCTTTTTTATGCTGAAAAGGTTTGCGTTGTTTTCGGGCATATTTTTTACATTTGTGCCATATGAAAAAAGCTTTCCAACTCTTCGATTTCTCTCAAAAGGTAAATTATAAAAACGAAATTTTAGCAGGTTTAACTGTTGCCATGACAATGATTCCAGAATCGTTGTCATTTGCTATTTTAGCTGGATTTCCGCCTTTGGTTGGTTTATACGCCGAATTTATTGCCGGATTAGTTACGGCCATTTTTGGCGGAAGACCCGGTATGATTTCGGGCGGAGCAGGAGCAACGGTAATTGTTTTGATTGCTCTGATGAAATCGCATGGCATAGAATATGTTTTTGCTGCTGTCGCACTTGGCGGTGTGGTGCAAATTTGTATCGGACTTTTTAAACTCGGAAAATTTATTCGGTTAGTGCCTCAGCCTGTAATGTTTGGTTTCGTAAACGGATTGGCTGTTGTGATTTTTATGTCGCAGCTGGAACAGTTTAAAACCATAGTAAACGGTCAGGTTTCATGGCTTCAGGGAACTCCTTTGTATATTATGCTGGGTCTGGTTGCGCTTACAGTTGCAATTGTTCTTGTTTTTCCTAAAATTACAAAAGCAGTTCCGGCATCTCTGGTTGCTATTATGGTGGTTTTTGCATTGGTAATTGTTTTTAATATCGAAACTAAAACGGTCGAAGATATTGCTTCTGTTCAAGGCGGTTTTCCTCCATTTCATATACCTAATATTCCCATTTCTTTTGAGACTTTAAAAATCATATTTCCGTATTCGGTAATTGTTGCGGCAGTTGGTTTGACTGAAGGTTTGCTTACGCTGAATTTAGTCGACGAAATTACCGGAACCCGCGGTAACAGTAATCGTGAATGTATTGCGCAGGGAAGTTCGAATATTTTAAACGGGTTTTTCTACGGAATGGGCGGCTGCCCAATGATTGCGCAGACTCTGGTAAATCTGGGTGCAGGATCTAGAGCAAGACTTTCGGGAATTATTGCAGCTTTGACGATTTTATTAATTATACTTTTTGGAGCGCCCGTAATTGGAAAATTGCCAATGGCAGCTTTAGTCGGCGTTATGATGATGGTAGCGATTACGACTTTTGAATGGGCTAGTTTCAGAATTATCAATAAAATGCCTAAACACGATATTTTCGTGGGAATTCTGGTGGCGTTAATTACAATTGTATTACACAATCTGGCTTTGGCGGTTTTAATTGGTGTGATTATTTCTGCTTTGGTTTTTGCCTGGGAAAGTGCCAAAAGAATCCGTGCGAGACAATTTATTGATGAAAACGGCATAAAACATTATGAAATTTACGGTCCGCTATTTTTTGGGTCGATAACCGCTTTTCTGGAAAAATTTGATGTACAGAACGATCCGGAACATGTTATAATTGATTTTAAAGAAAGCCGTGTTTCAGATATGTCGGCTATTGAAGCACTAAACAATTTGACTAAAAAATACCGTCAGGAAAATAAAACAATAGAATTACAGCATTTAAGTGCAGACTGCAGACAGTTACTTAAAAACGCCGATGCGGTTATAAATGTAAATGTTATTGAAGATCCAACCTATAAAGTAGTGTCTTGATAATGGTGAATTGTTAATTGTTAATTGTGAATGGTTAATTATGAATTAATTTATTCATTGCAATAAACCCGGCAGGTTTTTAAAACCTGTCGGGTTTGTTGTTTTATCTGTATCTTTTTTGTCAGGCTGAGCGAAGTCGAAGCCCACGTGCTAATTGCAGTGCCCTTCGACTTCGCTCAAGAGGACAATCACTTCATTATTAAATTATCTAATTAACTAAAGATTGATTTTTGTAACTTTGCAAAATGAAACTGACAGAAACTTTAGAAGATTTTTACACTGTAAAAATAAAAGGGATGCCCGAAAATCTTAAAAAAGAGATCGGACATTTTAATGTTTTTAAATTGGATGATTATATCGGGAGCACTTGTAATCCGTTGCCTTATACTAGAAAAGACTTTTATAAAATAAGTTTGATCGTGGGCAGAAACAAAGTGCATTATGCTGATAAAGTTGTGGCAATCGAAGATCAGGCTTTGTTTTTTGCGAATCCGCAGATTCCGTATAGCTGGGAACATATTGATGAGAATCAAACTGGATTTTTCTGCATTTTTACAGATGCTTTCTTTAGCCAGTTTGGAAATTTAAAAGAATATCCTTTGTTTCAGCCCGGAGGTAATCCTGTTGTTCCGGTTTCTAAAGAACTGGCAGAATCTTTAAAAACAGTTTATCTTAGAATGCTGGAAGAAATCAATTCTGATTATGCTTTTAAATATGATGTACTCCGAAATCTGGTTTTTGAAATTATTCACCTTGCACTTAAAACGCAGACTGTAACTGCTTCATTATACAGTAAATCAAATGCTACAATTCGAGTTTCTTCTTTATTTCTGGAGCTGCTAGAACGTCAGTTTCCAATAGAATCGATTACGCAGCAAATTAATTTTCGTTCGCCTTCAGAATATGCCAATCAGTTAAATGTGCATGTCAATCACTTGAATAAAGCATTAAAAGAAACAACGGGAAAAACAACTTCACAGATTATTTCTGAAAGAATTATTCAGGAAGCAATGATTCTGCTAAAACAAACCAATTGGAATATTAATGAAATTGCGTGGTGTTTAGGCTTCGAAGAATTGTCTCATTTTATTAATTTCTTCAAGAAAAATGTTCAGGTTTCGCCTAAAAACTATCGTTTAGCAGAAATTGTTTGATTTTTGTAACTTCTTGTTTGATTGTTTCAATGTTTAAGAAGCACTTCACCAATACCTTTGTCCTGTAATTAATAACGTAAAAATTAAAATCATGGACAATAACAAAGTTTGGTTTATCACAGGTGCTTCAAAAGGACTTGGATTAGAATTAGCTAAAAAATTATTAGCAGAAGGTTTTAAAGTTGCTGCAACATCAAGAAGTGAAGAGGCTTTAGTAAAAGTATTAGGAAATTCATCTGAAAAATTTCTTCCTCTTGAAATGGATTTAGTTGACGAGAAAAGTGTAAAAAGTGCAATCGACAAAACTATCAATCATTTTAAAACAATTGATGTTTTGGTAAATAATGCCGGTTATGGTTTATTGGGAGCATTGGAAGAATTAACAGACGCTGAATCAAGAAAAAACTACGAAGTAAATGTTTTCGGATTATTGAATGTAATTAGAAATACAATGCCAATTCTTCGTGCAAACAAATCTGGACACATTTTTAATATTTCTTCTGTAGGAGGTTATTATGGGGAATTTCCAGGCTGGGGAATTTACTGTTCTACAAAATTTGCAGTTGCGGGTTTAACAGAATCTTTAGCAGCAGAAGTAAAATCGTTTGGAGTTCATGCTACAATCGTGTATCCGGGTTATTTTAGAACTGATTTCTTAAAAGACAGTTCTTTATTACTGCCTCAAAACCCAATTGCAGATTATAAAGAAGTAAGACAATCTGAAAGCGCGCACAAGGAAGATATCAACCAAAATCAGCCGGGAGATCCTGTGAAATTAGCTGAAGCTTTGATTAAAGCAAGCGAGGATCAAAATCCGCCTCTGCATTTGTTTTTAGGGGAAGATGCCTATAATATGGCAAACCAAAAAATAGCAAGTGTAAAAAGCGAATTGGAAGCATGGAAAGAGGTTTCTGTTTCTACTGGTTTTTAATTAGATAATGATATTTATAACGATTGGTGTTAATTTATCCAAATAGTAAACCCGACAGGTATTTAAAACCTGTCGGGTTTGTTGTGTTTATAAGTTTGTCAGGCTGAGCGAAGTCGAAGCCCGCGTACCAATTGGAACGTCCTTCGACTTCGCTCAGGATGACACTCAATTCATTTTCTAATTAACCAGCATTGATTTTACATCGCTTAATTTCCCGTCAACTTGATCAATCTGCAATCCTAAAATATGTGCTATTAAAGGGTAAACAGAAACGTTTTGAAAAGTTTTGACTTCTTTGTTTACTTTAAAAGCAGGTCCTTTTGCATAAAAAACAGCGTGCATATCTTTGTTTTCATTGTCGTAACCGTGAGTTCCGCCTTTTATATGAGTGCTTTCTTTGCTTACTAAACTCCATCCTTTTTCAGCTTCAATAACAAAGTCATGTACACGCGGATTAGTTCCGTAATGCAGTCTTTCAGGAACTTCGGTAGATTTCCAGAATTTAATATGCGGTACTTTTTTCAAAGCATTTGCAATAGAATCCTGATAACCGGCTTTGGCCTGCAGACTCATTATTGGGTTAATTACATCTTTGTAACCCAGCCATTCTGGTTTTAAATAATCCAGAACCGCTACTTTTTTATCGTTGCTTATATCGGCCATTCCGTGATCTGAAACGATAATTAAATTGATTTGTTTTCCAATAGGCAGTTGATCTAATTTACGGGATAATTCTCCCATAATAGAATCCATTTTTGTTGCTGCTTTTTTAGTTTCAGGCGAAAGCGGACCAAAATTATGTCCTGAATGATCTGGTTCATCAAAATATAAAGTAACCAGATGAGGTCTTTGTTTTTCCGGAAGCTGCAGCCATTTTAGAACTGTGTCTATTCTGGCTCCGTACGGAATTTTATTGTCATAATCTTTGTAATAACTTGGATTTCTTTTGTCGATATCAGATCCCGGCCAAAAGAAAGAAGCTGCTTTTACTCCTTGCTGTTCAGCGACATTCCAAATAGGGTTTCCGCCATAAAAACGAGAATCACTTTTTGCTTTACTTGACAATGAAAAAGATTCGTTTAAATCAGCATCGTAAAAAACATTATTAATAATCCCGTGATGATCCGGATAAAGTCCTGTTACAATAGCGTAATGATTTGGAAAAGTTTTGGTAGGATAAGAAGGTTTCATCGATTTTGCATGAACACCTTGTTTAGCAATCTGCGGCAGATTTTGAAGATTAAACTGCTTGGCATAATCCCATCTAAAACCATCCATAGAAACTAAAACAACATAATTATCTTTGGTATTTTGGGCTTGTAAAAAGAATGAAAGTGAAAGAAAAATTAAAGACAGGAGCGAGGTAAAATGCTTTTTCATTTTTTGAATTTATTATACCTGCAAAGGTAGAGATAACAGATTTTTTAAATAAAAAGAGAATGTTAAATAAAAAAAGTTTGCCACGACTCGAGCGATAGCGAACTGACGAAGTAATTGCACTAATTTCCACGAATGATTTTGCTTGTAAAAAGTTGCCACAGATTTCACAGATTAAAAAGATTTCTTTATTGGATACACTAAAAATTTTTCACGCAGATTCTACAGATTCAAGCAGATTAATTTTATAATCTATGATCTGCATAAAATAAAAATCCTTTTAATCTGTGTAATCTGTGGCTGAAAAAAAAAATAATTCGTGGAAATTCATGGCAAACAAAAAAAAAGCGCCAGATAAAAATCTGACGCTTTTAAGTTTTAAGAAGGGAATGAATTACATCATTCCTGGCATTCCGCCTCCCATTGGCATTCCACCTCCGGCATTTTCTTCTTTAATATCGATTAATGCACATTCTGTAGTTAAGATCATTCCAGAAACAGATGCAGCGTTTTCAAGAGCTACACGAGTTACTTTCTTAGGATCGATAATTCCAGCTTTAAGCATATCTACATATTCGTCAGTTTTTGCGTTATATCCAAAATCGCCAGAACCTTCAGCAACTTTAGCCACAACAACAGATCCTTCAAGACCAGCGTTTTCAACGATAGTTCTTAATGGAGCTTCAATCGCGCGAGAAACGATTTGGATTCCAGTTGCTTCGTCAGCGTTATCTGCTTTTAAGTCAGCTAAAGCAAGTTTAGCTCTTAATAAAGCAACACCACCACCAGCAACGATTCCTTCTTCTACAGCAGCACGAGTTGCATGTAAAGCATCGTCAACTCTGTCTTTTTTCTCTTTCATTTCAACTTCAGAAGCTGCGCCAACATAAAGAACTGCAACACCTCCGGCTAATTTAGCCAGACGCTCTTGTAATTTTTCTTTATCGTAATCAGATGTAGTAGTTTCCATCTGACCTTTAATTTGGTTTACTCTGTTTTTGATGATATCTGCTTCACCAGCACCGCTTACGATAGTTGTATTATCTTTATCGATAGAAACTCTTTTTGCGTTTCCTAACATTTCGATAGTTGTATTTTCTAGCGTATAACCTCTTTCTTCAGAAATTACAGTTCCACCAGTTAAGATTGCTATATCTTCTAACATTGCTTTTCTTCTGTCTCCAAAACCTGGAGCTTTTACAGCAGCAATTTTAAGAGCACCTCTTAATTTGTTTACTACTAATGTAGAAAGCGCTTCTCCGTCTACATCTTCAGCAATAATCAATAATGGTTTTCCTGATTGAGCAACTGGCTCTAAAACCGGAAGTAATTCTTTTAAAGAAGATACTTTTTTATCGTATAATAAGATGTATGGAGAGTCTAATTCTACTTCCATTTTCTCAGGGTTTGTAACGAAGTAAGGAGAAAGGTATCCTCTGTCAAACTGCATACCTTCAACAACATCAACAAAAGTATCAGTTCCTTTTGCTTCTTCAACAGTGATAACACCTTCTTTTCCAACTTTAGCGAAAGCTGTAGCGATTAATTCACCAATAACTTCGTCATTGTTAGCAGAGATAGAAGCAATTTGCTGAATTTTATCAGAATCACTTCCAACAACTTTAGCTTGTTTTGCTAAGTCAGCCACGATAGTTTCAACAGCTTTGTCGATACCACGTTTTAAGTCCATTGGGTTTGCACCTGCAGCAACGTTTTTAAGACCTTCTTTTACGATAGCCTGAGCTAAAACTGTAGCAGTTGTAGTTCCGTCACCCGCTAAATCATTGGTTTTAGAAGCAACTTCTTTTACCATTTGTGCACCCATATTTTCTAATGGGTCTTTTAATTCGATTTCTTTTGCAACAGAAACACCATCTTTAGTAACAGTTGGCCCACCAAATGATTTCCCGATGATTACGTTACGACCTTTTGGTCCAAGAGTTACTTTTACAGCATTTGCTAATGCATCAACACCACGTTTTAATCCGTCACGTGCTTCAATATCAAATTTTATATCTTTTGCCATTTTTTTTTATTTGCTTTAGGCAGTAGGCTTTAAGCTTTAGGCTCTTCTACTGCTGAGTTAATATTTTTTTATTTTTCTTACAGCTTATAGCTAAACCAATACTTGTTTTAATTTGTAAATTTTGCTTTTTATACTGTTGATTTTTTCTATTTGTTTTTCTGCAATTTCATTATTTAGATATTGCAGGTCTTTAGCTAAAATCAAAAGATATTCTGTTTCATTGGCAGAACCTAAAGCGATGTTGAGAAATTGATTGAATTCTTTGTCACTATTTCTTCCGCATCCTTCACTAATGTTAGTAGGGATTGAAGAACAAGCTCTTCTTATCTGACTTGTTAATCCATAAAGTTCTTCTTTTGGAAAAAGAGAAGTTATTTTATAGATTTCTAAAGTAAAAGAATGCCTTAACTGCCAAATATCATATTTTTTGAAATCTCTCATTTTTTTTTGAGGCTTTACGCTTTAGGCAATAGGCTTTACGCTTTTGTGAGAGCCTATAGCTTACGGCTTAAAGCTTACAGCTATTTTAGATTATCGCTAAGATATCATCCTCACGCATGATCAGATAATCAGTTCCTTCCAGTTTTAATTCTGTTCCTGCGTATTTACCATAAAGTACAGTATCACCAACTTTTACGGTCATAGTGTGGTCTTTAGATCCGTTTCCTACTGCAACAACAGTTCCTTTTTGTGGTTTTTCTTTGGCAGTATCTGGAATAAAAATCCCTGAGGCAGTTTTAGTTTCAGCAGCAACAGGCTCAATAAGTACTCTGTCTGAAAGCGGTTTAATGTTTAAGGCCATGATTTTATATTATTATAGTTATACGTTTTTTAATGTTCTTTAAACTTTCAGAAATTATGCCATGCTCTATAAACTGACATTTTTTCTTAAAAAAAATGCCAGCTTTGACAGGCTGGCATTTTTAATATATATTAAAAATATTATTTTGCTGGTGCTGCCGGAGCAGGAGTTTGCTGTGCTGGCGCTGCTGGTGCAGTTGCTGCAGGAGCTTCACCTTTTTCAATAATTTTAGATCCCGTATCTCCTAAAGCTCCAGTGAAGCTTAAGCTTGAAAGCAAGATTAAAGCAATCAAAATAGTAGCTAACGTCCAAGTACTTTTATCTAAAAAGTCAGTTGTTTTTTGTACACCGCCTAACATTTGAGTTCCACTGATAGTAGAAGATAATCCTCCTCCTTTAGGGTTCTGTACCATAATTACTACGATCAATAGAAAGCAAACTATTGTGATTAAAACTAAGAAAATTGAAAATGTGCTCATTGTATTAATTGTTATTGTTATTTTGTTGTAAAATCTTTATATCCGAAATGCGGTCTGCAAAGAAACTAATTTTTTCTGGATATTTCAAAATTAATATTTCATATGCTTGTATGGCCTTTGTATATTTTTTTTGTTCCAAATATACACGGGCTAAAGTCTCTGTCATTAGGTATGAATTGTCCTCTTCATTACTATTAAGTTGAATAGGAGGAGTCGCCATTGTTGGTTTTATTGGAGAGATTTTTGGATTTGTCTCAATAAATCTGTCAATAATTTCGGCTTTTTTCTTTTTTTCTTCCTCAACAGTAACTATTTCAGTTGTTTCTGTGGTTTTTTTTTCACCGTTTTCACTTTCGCTGCGGTCAATAGGTTCTGCTCTTGCCAGTTGAAGCCATTCCTGGAAAGAATGTTTTTCGCTGACAGAAAAATCTATTGGTTTTCCTATTTCAAGATTTTCCTGGGCTTCTTTTACCGTTTCTGGAATTTCAATTTCAGAGGTTTCAATTTCAGGCGTTCCAAATTCTAGAAGTTCTGCTTTTTCAGTAATTTCTTCAACAGCTTCTAGTTCTTCAGTAGTTTTTGCTTCTTCTGTAACTGCTGGTTCTTCAAAAGTAACATTTGCAGCTTCTTTTATAGAAACAAGAACAGGGTTTTCGATTGGGTCAACCTGTACTTCTGCGATTTCATCGTCTACAAATTCATCAAAGAAAGTAGCTTTCACAACTGGTTTTTGAATAATTGGATCAGCTGTTTTTTCTTCAACTTCTTCGACTTTTTTAAATGTATCTAATATTTCTTCTTCACTTAGTGCAGCAATTGTTTCTTCTTCTGGAGCTGGTTCAAAAGCTGGCTCTTCAGTTTCTGTAACTTCTTTAAAAGTATTTAGTATTTCTTCTTCACTTGGAGTGATAACAGATTCAATAACGACTCCTTCAACTGGTTTGTCTTTTATTTCTTCATTTTCTACAGAAGTGTTTGTTTCTTCTTCTTCAAAAATTTCAATTGAATTGTCTGCAGATTGAGTTGTTTCTTCTTCGTCTTTAGTTACTTCTTTAAATGAGTTGAATATTTCTTCTTCATTAAGAATTGCGATTGGCTGTTCAGAAAGTACTTCTTCTTGGTTTTCTTCAACTTCGTTTACTTCTTTAAAAGTACTTAATATTTCTTCTTCACTTGGAATAATCAGTGTAGGTTGTTCTTCAATAACAGGTTCTTCTGTTTTTGCGAAAGTATTAGATTCCGTTTCTTCTGTTTTTTGCTGAATTTTAGACGGTTCTTCAAAAACTACAGTTGTAGCTTCTTTTATCGATTTTAAAATTGATTGTTCAATAGGATCGATACGAACTTCCGGAGCTTTTTTAACTTCTTCAAATGTAACGACTTCGCTGTCAAAAACTTTAATTTCTAAAAGGTCTTTTAATTTTTGATCATAAAAATCGTTTTGGATAGAAGTGAAAGTTTCTGATGTTATAAAATCAAATAAAACCGAACGATCAGCTGTATGAGCTGCAGTTACTTTTAAAGCATAATTATACTTAAAACTGTTTTGATTGTAAAGTCCTTTTAGTCGAAGTGCTCTGGCACTTTGAAAATATGGAAATTCATTCAAAACACTTCCTAATGCTTCTGCCTGCTTTTCTGTAATAGCATCGGGTTTGTTCATTAAGTAGGTATAATCAGTAACGTTCATTATTTATTGTTTAATCGTTTATTTTGTTTAATCGTTTAATTGTTTATTTGTTTAACTGTTTAATCGGTTGTTTTTATTTATCGATTTAACGAACAAACAATTTAACAGTTAAACCAAAAAATTACCATTTTGCCAGTGACTCATTAAAAATATCCTGAGTTATTCTCTCAAAAATAGTTTTAATAGCTTCATTTAATACAGATCCTGTTGGCAGACTTGCTCCAGGGAAGTCATAGTAAAATTCAAAAGGTTTTTCAAAATCGTCAGTTTCTTTCTTTTTATTGGTGAATCTTACATTAATACGAATTGTTAAACGGTTTTGTGCCGCACCTACATCACCTGTTGATGTTACAGCTGTTGCTGTCATTGGGGTGATTCTATAATCAACAATTTCACCTTCATAAGCTAGTTCACCTCCATTGCTTACCAAGTTTAAATTGGTCTGGTTCATAATTAAATCCTGCAATGCTAATGTAAAATCCCTGTCAATTCCGGGTTCAACTAAATCAGCATTGTTGTGGAAAAAGCTAACCTGAAATGTTTTAGCATCTATTGGACTTGCTCCTGTAAAGTTATAAACGCCGCATCCGCTAAAAGTGGTTGCGACTAATAATAGTAAAAGATATTTTAAGTGTTTCATTTTGTTTTAAGGATTGCTTCGCCATTTTGCTGAGGCTAGGGTCAAAGATATTCATTTCGTTTAAAACATTTTTGAGTTTTAACTTCTTTACAGGAAATTACAAATCAAATTGTTTAATTTTTCTATATAAAGTCCTTTCTGAGATTCCCAGTTCATCAGCTGCAGCTTTTCGTTTTCCTTTGTTTTTCTCTAATGATTTTTTGATCATTTCGATTTCTTTTTGTTCTAAACGTAAAACTTCTTCTTCTTCAATAGTTTCAGCAAACAAATAATTGTGATCCGGAATCTGATAGCTTTCTTCACGAACTGCCGGCGTCATAACAGCGGTTCTTGGTTCTTCTTCAAAATCAATTTCACTGTCATTTTCCTGAGAACCGTATATCTTTTGAATTAAATTCGGATTAATATCCTGCATTTTAGAACTTCCTCCATTCTTCATTAATTCTAAAGTCAGTTTTTTCAAATCATTCAAGTCGCTTCTCATGTCAAAAAGTACTTTGTATAAAATATCTCTTTCAGTGCTAAAATCGCTTTCCTTTTTACTGTCGCTTATAACTGAAGGCAGATTGCTTCCTTCAGCAGGAAGATATGAAGACAGTGTAGAAGCTGAAATGTCGCGGTTCGTTTCTAAAACCGAAATCTGCTCTGCCACATTTCGAAGCTGGCGGATGTTTCCATTCCATCTAAATTTTTGCAGAAGATGAACGGCATCGTCATCTAATTTTAAAGGAGGCATTTTGTATTTATGAGCAAAATCAGCTACAAATTTTCTAAATAATAAATGAATATCATCGTTTCTTTCTCTTAAAGGAGGTAAAGTAATTTCGACTGTACTTAAACGATAGTACAAATCTTCACGGAATTTTCCTTTTTCGATTGCGTTGAATAAATTCACGTTTGTTGCTGCAACAATACGAACATTTGTTTTTTGAACCTGAGAAGAACCTACTTTTATGAATTCACCATTTTCCAAAACACGAAGTAATCTTACTTGTGTAGTCAATGGTAATTCTCCAACTTCATCCAAAAAGATTGTCCCGCCATCAGCCACTTCAAAATAACCTTCACGCGTGCTTGTCGCACCTGTAAAAGCTCCTTTTTCGTGACCAAAAAGTTCACTGTCTATAGTCCCCTCGGGAATTGCACCGCAGTTTACGGCAATATATTTACCATGCTTTCTGTGCGAAAGCGAATGTATAATTCTAGGAATGTTTTCTTTACCAACACCACTTTCCCCAGTTACCATAACCGAAATATCAGTTGGAGCAACCTGAATGGCTTTTTCAATGGCACGATTTAATTTCGGGTCATTACCAATAATCTCAAATCGTTGTTTTATTGCTTGAACTGTTTCCATATCGATTTTATCTTTTGCCACGAATTTCTCGAATTTCACAAATTCTTGAAAAGTGGTCAATGAATAACTCTTTTGTGTTGTAATGTCTTTTTATTAAAATTAACGATAATTCCTAAATCACTATCAGCTAATTTTAAATAAT includes:
- the groL gene encoding chaperonin GroEL (60 kDa chaperone family; promotes refolding of misfolded polypeptides especially under stressful conditions; forms two stacked rings of heptamers to form a barrel-shaped 14mer; ends can be capped by GroES; misfolded proteins enter the barrel where they are refolded when GroES binds); amino-acid sequence: MAKDIKFDIEARDGLKRGVDALANAVKVTLGPKGRNVIIGKSFGGPTVTKDGVSVAKEIELKDPLENMGAQMVKEVASKTNDLAGDGTTTATVLAQAIVKEGLKNVAAGANPMDLKRGIDKAVETIVADLAKQAKVVGSDSDKIQQIASISANNDEVIGELIATAFAKVGKEGVITVEEAKGTDTFVDVVEGMQFDRGYLSPYFVTNPEKMEVELDSPYILLYDKKVSSLKELLPVLEPVAQSGKPLLIIAEDVDGEALSTLVVNKLRGALKIAAVKAPGFGDRRKAMLEDIAILTGGTVISEERGYTLENTTIEMLGNAKRVSIDKDNTTIVSGAGEADIIKNRVNQIKGQMETTTSDYDKEKLQERLAKLAGGVAVLYVGAASEVEMKEKKDRVDDALHATRAAVEEGIVAGGGVALLRAKLALADLKADNADEATGIQIVSRAIEAPLRTIVENAGLEGSVVVAKVAEGSGDFGYNAKTDEYVDMLKAGIIDPKKVTRVALENAASVSGMILTTECALIDIKEENAGGGMPMGGGMPGMM
- a CDS encoding four helix bundle protein, translating into MRDFKKYDIWQLRHSFTLEIYKITSLFPKEELYGLTSQIRRACSSIPTNISEGCGRNSDKEFNQFLNIALGSANETEYLLILAKDLQYLNNEIAEKQIEKINSIKSKIYKLKQVLV
- a CDS encoding co-chaperone GroES; this translates as MALNIKPLSDRVLIEPVAAETKTASGIFIPDTAKEKPQKGTVVAVGNGSKDHTMTVKVGDTVLYGKYAGTELKLEGTDYLIMREDDILAII
- the secG gene encoding preprotein translocase subunit SecG; its protein translation is MSTFSIFLVLITIVCFLLIVVIMVQNPKGGGLSSTISGTQMLGGVQKTTDFLDKSTWTLATILIALILLSSLSFTGALGDTGSKIIEKGEAPAATAPAAPAQQTPAPAAPAK
- a CDS encoding tetratricopeptide repeat protein encodes the protein MNVTDYTYLMNKPDAITEKQAEALGSVLNEFPYFQSARALRLKGLYNQNSFKYNYALKVTAAHTADRSVLFDFITSETFTSIQNDFYDQKLKDLLEIKVFDSEVVTFEEVKKAPEVRIDPIEQSILKSIKEATTVVFEEPSKIQQKTEETESNTFAKTEEPVIEEQPTLIIPSEEEILSTFKEVNEVEENQEEVLSEQPIAILNEEEIFNSFKEVTKDEEETTQSADNSIEIFEEEETNTSVENEEIKDKPVEGVVIESVITPSEEEILNTFKEVTETEEPAFEPAPEEETIAALSEEEILDTFKKVEEVEEKTADPIIQKPVVKATFFDEFVDDEIAEVQVDPIENPVLVSIKEAANVTFEEPAVTEEAKTTEELEAVEEITEKAELLEFGTPEIETSEIEIPETVKEAQENLEIGKPIDFSVSEKHSFQEWLQLARAEPIDRSESENGEKKTTETTEIVTVEEEKKKKAEIIDRFIETNPKISPIKPTMATPPIQLNSNEEDNSYLMTETLARVYLEQKKYTKAIQAYEILILKYPEKISFFADRISDIKILQQNNNNN
- a CDS encoding LptE family protein, translating into MKHLKYLLLLLVATTFSGCGVYNFTGASPIDAKTFQVSFFHNNADLVEPGIDRDFTLALQDLIMNQTNLNLVSNGGELAYEGEIVDYRITPMTATAVTSTGDVGAAQNRLTIRINVRFTNKKKETDDFEKPFEFYYDFPGASLPTGSVLNEAIKTIFERITQDIFNESLAKW